In one window of Lewinella sp. 4G2 DNA:
- a CDS encoding riboflavin synthase — MFTGIIESSGTITQIRKEDDNVHFTVAASISSELKIDQSLAHDGVCLTVVALTEDSHTVTAIRETLDRTRLGEWKEGDTVNLERAMQAGARLDGHIVQGHVDTVGECLDVEEAGGSWYYTFRYVPTPEHLLVDKGSVCVNGVSLTVVEPVGDEFKVAIIPYTYEHTNFKDLRPGSKVNLEFDIIGKYIARQMAAYKAL, encoded by the coding sequence ATGTTTACCGGAATCATCGAAAGCAGCGGAACGATTACCCAAATCCGCAAGGAGGACGATAACGTGCATTTCACCGTTGCGGCCAGCATCAGCAGCGAACTCAAGATCGACCAGTCACTGGCCCACGACGGCGTTTGCTTGACGGTCGTTGCGTTGACGGAGGACAGCCATACTGTCACAGCCATCCGCGAAACCCTGGACCGCACCCGGCTCGGAGAATGGAAAGAAGGCGATACCGTCAACCTGGAAAGAGCCATGCAGGCCGGCGCCAGGTTGGATGGCCACATCGTGCAGGGGCACGTCGATACCGTTGGAGAGTGCCTCGACGTGGAAGAAGCCGGTGGCAGTTGGTACTACACCTTTCGCTACGTACCCACGCCCGAACACCTCCTCGTAGACAAGGGCAGCGTCTGCGTCAATGGCGTCTCATTAACGGTGGTGGAGCCCGTGGGTGATGAATTTAAGGTGGCCATCATCCCGTACACATATGAGCATACCAACTTCAAGGACCTACGGCCAGGCTCCAAGGTGAACCTGGAATTCGACATCATCGGAAAGTACATCGCCCGGCAGATGGCGGCTTACAAAGCGCTCTAG
- a CDS encoding outer membrane protein, whose amino-acid sequence MQDNNWTDDGQFYDEAWAKMATQLDALPRRRRSSPWWSILPLLLLGIGLAWWMIYSTQPVEMIGSPIGKPTASSAEVPFNKTEEALPQVPKNGKQQLATDLSMSSTPQLVEAQTLRTKTGNEGQQTGQVNRTLKRFGKSSDLTPAWDIDLAKSDLERPMGDGNAIAQNEHNHSLGGEPAVLDSSPKIKDFSPASTSLQDISPTMLTTSPVTTSVATPQTGASILIDPAAPLPVKLRSSLTLPVTTPFKSKTTTNLFVEAGVTSATSFDNLGYTLGGGVRLNTAGRWSFPITLEYRYDPEQIKDLSFEEAEAMDVTVTSPPVISVEAVSQNVLEDLEANELALLKTQSIGLQLGAQYRVGGRLSISAGLGLDYRLVASGPLVQDPSGNVLLDLRYDGSGVGDVFSERITQGSNTNFSALDQGITNPEINRFAVTSSARLLYRIANRLDTYLAVRHAPRDFAKDNSYQISPTRFGVGLRYRLR is encoded by the coding sequence ATGCAGGATAACAATTGGACTGACGACGGGCAATTTTACGACGAAGCCTGGGCCAAAATGGCCACCCAACTCGACGCGCTACCCCGGCGCAGGAGAAGTAGCCCGTGGTGGTCAATCCTTCCCTTGCTACTGCTAGGTATAGGCTTGGCCTGGTGGATGATCTACTCCACACAGCCGGTTGAAATGATTGGTTCGCCCATAGGCAAACCTACCGCAAGTAGCGCGGAGGTGCCATTTAATAAGACGGAAGAGGCGCTGCCGCAGGTGCCAAAAAATGGGAAGCAACAATTGGCCACCGATCTATCGATGAGTTCAACTCCACAGTTAGTGGAAGCCCAAACCCTCAGGACCAAGACGGGTAACGAAGGGCAACAAACCGGGCAGGTAAACAGAACACTGAAACGCTTTGGAAAGAGTTCCGACCTAACTCCGGCTTGGGATATTGATTTGGCAAAGTCTGATCTAGAAAGGCCAATGGGGGATGGCAACGCCATTGCCCAAAATGAGCATAACCACTCTTTAGGTGGTGAACCAGCAGTACTTGACAGTTCACCTAAAATTAAGGATTTCTCCCCCGCATCAACCTCCCTTCAGGATATCTCCCCTACTATGCTGACGACGTCGCCCGTGACAACTTCTGTGGCGACACCTCAAACGGGCGCATCAATATTGATTGATCCTGCGGCGCCGCTTCCGGTCAAACTGAGATCTAGCCTGACCCTTCCCGTTACCACCCCATTCAAGTCGAAGACAACCACCAATCTGTTTGTCGAAGCCGGGGTAACCAGCGCCACTTCCTTCGACAACCTTGGGTACACACTGGGTGGCGGGGTTCGCCTTAATACGGCCGGGCGGTGGTCCTTCCCCATTACACTGGAGTACCGCTACGATCCGGAACAAATTAAAGACCTTTCCTTCGAAGAAGCAGAAGCGATGGATGTAACCGTTACCTCACCTCCAGTGATAAGCGTGGAAGCAGTATCACAAAACGTACTGGAAGATCTAGAAGCCAATGAACTTGCGTTACTAAAAACCCAGAGTATCGGTCTTCAGTTGGGTGCCCAGTACCGAGTCGGCGGGCGCCTATCCATATCCGCTGGTTTAGGGCTGGACTATCGCCTCGTGGCAAGCGGCCCCTTAGTTCAGGACCCGAGTGGCAACGTGCTACTTGATCTGCGCTACGATGGAAGTGGTGTCGGAGATGTATTCAGTGAGCGAATCACTCAAGGCAGCAACACGAATTTTTCCGCATTGGACCAAGGAATCACTAATCCGGAAATCAATCGTTTCGCCGTGACCTCCTCCGCTCGCTTACTGTACCGGATTGCTAATCGTTTGGATACTTACCTGGCGGTGCGGCACGCTCCACGTGATTTCGCTAAAGACAACTCTTATCAGATTAGTCCCACCAGATTCGGCGTTGGCTTGCGGTACCGGTTGCGTTGA
- the rimM gene encoding ribosome maturation factor RimM (Essential for efficient processing of 16S rRNA), translating to MNLIEIGWLGKAHGLKGEIKAHVSDFYEDDLFRATSIHVGDPAVPYFLEQVRAGGSVILKIEELDNREQVALLSNRPLFLMDSQVEEKEAEGADTPFDALIGYRIQAEGYPLLGPITGIMDLPSHYLAELTHDGREILVPLHEDLVVSVDEEEKILGMALPEGLVSASDGED from the coding sequence ATGAACCTCATCGAAATTGGTTGGCTCGGCAAGGCCCACGGGCTGAAGGGGGAAATCAAAGCCCACGTCTCCGACTTTTATGAAGACGATCTCTTCCGAGCGACCTCCATCCACGTGGGGGACCCGGCGGTGCCCTATTTCCTTGAGCAGGTCCGGGCCGGCGGCAGCGTGATCCTGAAAATTGAGGAACTGGACAACCGCGAGCAGGTAGCCCTGCTGTCCAACCGCCCCCTCTTCCTCATGGATTCCCAGGTTGAAGAAAAGGAAGCGGAAGGAGCGGATACGCCCTTCGACGCGCTGATCGGTTACCGTATTCAGGCGGAGGGTTACCCGCTGCTTGGGCCCATCACCGGCATCATGGATCTGCCCTCCCACTACCTGGCCGAACTGACGCACGACGGGCGCGAGATCCTGGTCCCGCTTCACGAGGACCTGGTCGTTTCCGTCGATGAAGAAGAAAAGATCTTGGGGATGGCCTTACCGGAGGGCCTGGTTTCAGCGTCAGATGGCGAGGATTGA
- a CDS encoding LVIVD repeat-containing protein, with translation MRYLILFLFSCITLTSCLEETCEDTIILQGFEPRIISTADFRSSSFGCFAPAPVCQATGFYVYQQYLFMVEDNKGLHIIDNSDTHNPVPITWMEVPGGQGLAVRNDILYINQYTDLIAFDLSDPTTPEFISRTEDVFEPNSVFTSVLSDGRFVANWAANGETRVVSCSSPNGGNEIFFEGDVAFATNINTFSNTAGANRAGGDVVGQGGSLARFTIAQSTLYAVDDNTLRAFSLADARNPSFEATIDLGWGIETIFPTEDKLFIGAANGMHIYGIDDPLNPEHLSTFDHVLGCDPVVVSGDLAYVTLWGGRDCGSIGDQLEIIDISAPRNPRSLQVTPMQSSHGLGVAEGKLFLCGQWEGMMVFDLTDDGLLGERLDRSTDIFARDVILLPENNKAIVLGYGQGGIQQYDYSDGGELTATSHIDVCK, from the coding sequence ATGCGTTACCTGATCCTATTCCTGTTTTCCTGTATTACCCTCACCAGTTGCCTCGAAGAGACTTGTGAGGATACCATTATCCTGCAAGGGTTCGAACCCCGGATTATTTCCACTGCGGATTTCCGCAGTTCCTCCTTTGGTTGTTTTGCGCCCGCTCCCGTTTGCCAGGCGACTGGTTTCTACGTCTACCAGCAGTACCTGTTCATGGTGGAGGACAATAAGGGGCTCCACATCATCGACAATTCCGATACGCACAATCCGGTACCCATCACTTGGATGGAAGTCCCGGGTGGCCAGGGCCTCGCCGTACGTAACGACATCCTTTACATCAACCAGTACACGGACTTGATCGCCTTTGATCTTTCGGACCCGACCACGCCCGAGTTCATCAGCCGGACGGAGGATGTATTTGAACCCAATAGCGTGTTCACCAGCGTGCTGAGCGACGGTCGGTTCGTAGCGAACTGGGCGGCTAATGGTGAAACGCGCGTCGTCAGTTGCAGCTCCCCTAACGGCGGGAACGAAATCTTCTTTGAAGGCGATGTCGCTTTTGCTACCAACATCAACACCTTTTCCAATACGGCTGGTGCGAACCGTGCCGGCGGTGATGTCGTCGGCCAGGGCGGAAGTTTGGCGCGCTTTACCATCGCTCAATCCACTCTCTACGCCGTCGACGATAACACCCTACGGGCCTTCAGCCTGGCGGATGCGCGTAACCCAAGTTTTGAAGCCACGATTGATCTTGGCTGGGGCATCGAAACGATCTTCCCTACGGAGGATAAATTATTCATCGGGGCGGCAAACGGGATGCACATCTACGGCATTGATGATCCGCTCAATCCCGAACACCTTTCGACCTTTGACCACGTTTTAGGTTGTGACCCGGTGGTCGTTTCCGGAGATCTGGCCTACGTCACCCTTTGGGGTGGCCGCGACTGTGGCAGTATTGGCGACCAATTGGAGATCATCGACATCAGTGCGCCACGCAATCCTCGTTCCTTACAAGTTACGCCCATGCAATCCAGCCACGGCCTCGGGGTAGCGGAGGGTAAGTTGTTCCTCTGCGGCCAGTGGGAAGGCATGATGGTCTTTGACCTGACCGATGACGGTCTGCTGGGTGAACGCCTGGACCGCAGTACCGACATTTTTGCGCGGGACGTCATTCTGCTGCCGGAGAACAATAAAGCCATCGTCCTCGGCTACGGGCAAGGTGGTATTCAGCAGTACGACTATTCTGATGGAGGCGAACTTACGGCCACCAGCCACATCGACGTGTGTAAGTAG
- a CDS encoding TIM-barrel domain-containing protein, whose amino-acid sequence MTKLNKKARRPYAPAANATNNTDTANTARYDDVYYVHRIGKVTGVEEVDRQTYLVLSEGEANLYVQFWSPTLFRFRIVVNTPRRDFSYGIDPEAKMESTKVTKKEGKSAFGLSTSALRLEIAKEDGRLKISDKATLTLIHEYAEPFYARTTLQNGLEQVRIQLSTDKKEKFFGLGDKCWDTDLQGTQWMNYCEDAFAFNRGRETNYRAIPFYYGLKEGKAYGLFLDNSYRSHFDFNKAGDNLTTVWADGGDMNYYFIYGPDLNKVAEDYHGLTGTPELPPLWAFGFHQCRWSYYPEKRVRELAQTFRDKKIPCDAIYLDIDYMDGYRCFTWNKEHFPDPKQLISDLREDNFHTVVMIDPGIRVDPEYHVYKDMAANGYACMRPDGTPMIGPVWPPECVWPDYTNPVVRDWWGTLYRELYNEQGVSGFWNDMNEPAMFKVNNLTFPDNIRHDMDGQPSHHKEAHNIYGLQMTRASYDGLKALQPAKRPFLLGRASYSGGQRYAALWTGDNIASWEHLELANRQCIRMAISGFSNIGTDIGGFVDNPSPELLTRWLQLAVFHPLMRIHSMGNNTDGAAEAEADEVKKAEELNRQDQEPWVHGKEHTKRNRRAIEMRYQLLPYLYTAFQHHVHTGRPVLRNLFFYDQEDPMCFKFADQFFYGEDLLVCPVLKEGAKSMQVYLPQGEWYDFWTGQRHAGKQKMKVKVKADRIPIFVRAGAVLPTFDIVQSTAETQSLNSVELSIFAADAGTSVLYWDAGDGYGHEAGQFAERTYSITKNKNKLTLQQSAAGNFNPSFQVAELRFIGLTAPPRKITVDGRKITAGIYYGKRAVVVNVPFNFSEVVID is encoded by the coding sequence ATGACAAAGCTCAACAAAAAAGCTCGCCGCCCCTACGCACCGGCCGCCAACGCTACGAACAACACCGACACCGCAAATACCGCTCGCTACGACGACGTGTACTATGTCCACCGGATCGGAAAAGTGACGGGCGTGGAAGAAGTGGACCGCCAGACCTACCTCGTGCTCAGCGAAGGAGAAGCAAACCTGTACGTGCAGTTTTGGTCCCCCACCCTGTTTCGCTTTCGGATTGTGGTGAACACCCCCCGCCGCGACTTCAGCTACGGGATCGACCCGGAGGCCAAAATGGAATCGACGAAGGTGACGAAGAAGGAAGGGAAATCCGCCTTCGGCCTCAGCACCAGTGCCCTCCGTTTGGAGATCGCCAAAGAAGACGGCCGGCTGAAGATCTCCGACAAGGCGACGCTCACGCTGATCCACGAATACGCCGAACCCTTCTACGCAAGGACCACCCTGCAAAACGGCCTGGAACAGGTCCGCATCCAACTGAGTACGGACAAAAAGGAGAAGTTCTTCGGCCTCGGCGACAAGTGCTGGGACACTGACCTGCAGGGCACCCAGTGGATGAACTACTGCGAAGACGCCTTCGCCTTCAACCGTGGCCGCGAAACGAACTACCGGGCCATCCCCTTCTACTACGGACTAAAGGAAGGCAAGGCTTACGGACTATTTCTGGACAACAGCTACCGCAGCCACTTCGACTTCAACAAGGCCGGCGACAACCTGACTACGGTGTGGGCCGACGGCGGGGATATGAACTACTACTTCATTTACGGGCCCGACCTTAATAAGGTCGCCGAGGATTACCACGGCCTCACCGGCACCCCGGAACTCCCCCCCCTCTGGGCCTTCGGGTTCCACCAGTGCCGCTGGAGTTATTACCCCGAAAAAAGGGTGCGGGAATTGGCGCAGACCTTCCGCGATAAAAAGATTCCCTGCGATGCCATTTACCTGGACATCGACTACATGGATGGCTACCGTTGCTTTACGTGGAACAAAGAACACTTCCCCGACCCCAAGCAACTCATCAGTGACCTGAGGGAGGATAATTTCCATACGGTGGTGATGATCGATCCGGGGATCCGGGTGGACCCGGAATACCACGTCTACAAGGATATGGCGGCTAATGGCTACGCGTGTATGCGCCCCGACGGCACCCCGATGATTGGCCCGGTATGGCCACCGGAGTGTGTTTGGCCGGACTACACCAACCCGGTCGTCCGCGACTGGTGGGGAACCCTCTACCGGGAACTCTACAACGAGCAGGGCGTCAGCGGATTCTGGAACGATATGAATGAGCCGGCCATGTTCAAGGTCAATAACCTGACCTTCCCGGACAACATCCGCCACGACATGGACGGGCAGCCTTCGCACCATAAGGAAGCCCACAACATTTACGGGTTGCAAATGACACGGGCCAGTTACGACGGACTCAAGGCACTGCAACCAGCTAAGCGGCCCTTCCTGCTGGGTCGGGCCAGCTACTCCGGTGGCCAGCGCTACGCTGCTCTGTGGACGGGTGACAACATCGCCAGTTGGGAACACCTCGAACTGGCCAACCGCCAGTGTATCCGCATGGCCATTAGCGGTTTTAGTAATATCGGTACGGACATCGGCGGATTCGTTGACAACCCTTCACCGGAACTACTCACTCGCTGGCTTCAATTAGCTGTATTCCATCCACTTATGCGCATCCACTCAATGGGCAATAATACGGATGGCGCTGCGGAAGCGGAGGCGGACGAAGTCAAGAAAGCGGAAGAACTCAACCGCCAGGACCAGGAACCGTGGGTCCACGGCAAGGAGCACACCAAACGCAACCGGCGGGCCATCGAGATGCGGTACCAGCTGCTGCCCTACCTCTACACCGCCTTCCAGCACCACGTCCATACGGGCCGCCCAGTCCTACGCAACCTCTTCTTTTACGACCAGGAAGATCCGATGTGTTTCAAGTTTGCTGACCAGTTCTTCTACGGAGAGGACCTACTCGTTTGTCCCGTACTAAAAGAGGGTGCTAAGTCCATGCAGGTTTACCTCCCGCAGGGTGAGTGGTACGATTTTTGGACGGGCCAACGCCACGCTGGTAAGCAGAAGATGAAAGTGAAGGTCAAGGCGGACCGCATTCCCATCTTCGTTCGTGCCGGCGCCGTCCTACCTACGTTCGATATAGTGCAGAGCACTGCGGAGACCCAATCGCTCAACTCCGTCGAGTTAAGCATTTTTGCCGCTGACGCAGGTACCAGTGTTTTGTACTGGGACGCGGGCGATGGCTACGGGCACGAGGCCGGGCAGTTCGCTGAACGGACCTACTCCATCACGAAAAACAAGAACAAACTGACGTTGCAGCAATCCGCAGCGGGTAATTTCAATCCCAGTTTCCAGGTGGCGGAATTACGCTTCATTGGTCTGACTGCCCCACCCCGGAAAATCACCGTCGATGGCCGCAAGATCACGGCGGGCATTTACTACGGCAAGCGGGCGGTAGTAGTCAACGTACCCTTCAACTTCTCGGAGGTGGTGATTGACTGA
- a CDS encoding RNA polymerase sigma factor — MSISQHERDLVSGALRGDRRLQEAFYRHFAPAALTVCRRYTADRSEAMELLNVGMLKVFEKLAQFRGEGSLEGWIKRVVFNATIDHFRKHKQRPTLEIADWDQADDAAATHALYADDLGKLINLLPEPTREVFWLFAVEGYDHAEIAARLAFSVGNSRWHLNKARKILKAQLSTKPYQHNRHAG, encoded by the coding sequence TTGTCCATTAGCCAACACGAACGGGATTTGGTAAGCGGCGCCCTTCGCGGCGACCGCCGATTGCAGGAGGCCTTCTACCGCCACTTCGCACCGGCAGCCCTTACCGTATGCCGCCGCTATACGGCAGACCGTAGTGAAGCGATGGAGCTCCTCAACGTGGGTATGCTAAAAGTCTTCGAAAAGCTAGCGCAGTTCCGCGGGGAGGGAAGTCTGGAAGGGTGGATCAAACGCGTTGTTTTTAACGCTACCATCGATCACTTCCGCAAACACAAGCAGCGGCCAACGTTGGAAATTGCCGACTGGGACCAAGCCGATGACGCCGCAGCCACCCACGCGCTGTACGCCGATGACCTGGGCAAGTTGATCAACCTACTGCCCGAACCGACCCGCGAAGTATTCTGGCTCTTTGCCGTTGAGGGGTACGACCACGCCGAAATCGCCGCCCGCCTTGCCTTCTCCGTAGGTAACAGCCGCTGGCACCTGAATAAAGCCCGAAAAATTTTGAAAGCTCAACTCTCCACTAAGCCCTACCAACACAATCGCCATGCAGGATAA